One Nematostella vectensis chromosome 10, jaNemVect1.1, whole genome shotgun sequence genomic window, GTAGTTGAATGCTTGTACAATGCGCAAATATAAATAATCGTTCGTCTTTCTTTGTTGTAATTAAAGCGCCAACCCTTGTAGCTTTGGACATTTGCGTaggaataaaagaaaaaaaaaatgactgacagaaaagcaataaaaaacgCAATATCAGGGAAGTGATCACGAAGGTGATAGACTCAGACCAATAGTCTATTACTCTACTTTTAGAATAATTCAAATGATCAAGTACCATAGATAAAAACCTTCTTCGTCCTCCAAGAAAAACAATAGCTAATGAGAAAAACAATTCTGCGAAAAAACtgcgaaaaaaaatactagCCGCCCAAACACTGTGAATCCCCAAAAGTCATGGATTGCGttttttatcaattcattTGCTGTTTCATTTGGTTGCAAGATTCATTTGTATTCATCTGATAAGACGGTCATCTATTATCGCTTTCCTCTGCGGAGAAGGCTCGATTGATTTGATTTAAGTTTACGAGATAATAGCCTCTACTCTCTTGCCTTAATATATCCTCGAGCACTATGCACCCCGAGATAAGCCCGCCACATAGCCCAGGGAACAATATTGAGATTTGTTCAGCTTTTCTGGTTATTTTGATCAGTGAAGAGGAAGGCAGCACGCAATCCTCTAAGCACGCTGTTCAGCTCAACAACTGTCAGAGTGTTGTTGCCGGTATAGATCAGCAGTTCACCGGATCTATTTGGCGCGCTTCGTACCACCATGAGGGCATTTCGGAGCGCGCACAGCTGAACGTTGCAAGCTAGCAACCGatattaaaacaaataaagctaTACAATGCTGGAGTATTATTCGTCTCGGCTATAGTATTTTCccttttaagcattttatatcCGCAGTTTTGAAAAGGCTCTGAAGCAGCGCTGTTTATGCTAGCTATGCTCCCTGCGGCGTGGATGAGTTTCGATAAGAAaaatatggatttttttagcattttcAATTGGAATTTAAATTGAAATTTAAGGTTTTATTCACTCGAAGAAACTAAGCTTTTTTCAGCCATGAATGGTTACTTGAtgtaaagataaaaaaagacaatcgTGCGATAATAAAAAGGGATTCGtacttgttttattattaagcTATTCTATACGTGCAATACTATTCCggaattgtgtttgtgttAGATTGAAGTGCAGTTCCACTCGCGCGCGTTCTCTGTCGAAGATGTGGTAGGAACTGTGCGGCTTCGCCTGACAAGAGTCGAGTCCTCTGCAGAAAACGAGCTCTGCCTTTGTCCAATTCCCCTCTGCCTTTGCCAGTAATTACAGATCCCATCACTGCCACAAAATAGCGTCTTGAAGGCCTTTCTAAAATCCTTGTTTATCCCTGTGTAGATCCATGGATTGACGCAGGAGTTGATGTGTGGTAGCCACAGTATGATGTCTGACAAAGGCCGAGGTACGACAACTGTTAAGTCAAATGtttccaccatcaccatcactagaTACGGCGCCCAAGCCACCACAAAAAGAGACACGATTAACGCTAATGTCTTTGTAATCCGCAGTTCTTGGTAAAATCTTTTGCGTCTGGCGTTCGCGCTCGCCGCCTTATTCACGCTATTGGCGCGACCAAGAGGGGTGCTTAGGCGCATTGAGGCCATCTTAGTGAGCTGAGCTATCGCCGCCTGGTATATACTAAAGTACGCAAAGCCCATGACACTTAGTGGTATACACAGGATGGTTATAAACATGAAGATCGCCCAGCCATACGTCGACGCGTTGTCCCGATACTGGATGAAGGAAATTGCGGTGACAATCATGGCGGCCCCCCAGGTCGCCGCTATAGCTTTGTACGCGCGGTATTTAGTAACAACCACTCGGTAGTGCAGTGGCTTGTTAATGGCTAGGTATCGATCAAACGAGACCAGAGTCGCGTTAAAAATCGACGCGGAGCAGCAAAAGATGTCAATCCATCTTGTGCCCAAGTCGAAAGCGTACGCCTCATAAGTCCCAGGTCGGTGTTGAATCACGTTAGTAACCATCCATGCCGGCATAGCTAGCAGCGCCACAGACACGTCAGCGCTCGCGAGCGAGATCACGAAACTGTTCGTCACGGTACGTAACTCACGGAAAGAATACACGGCGAAGAACACGAACGAGTTACTGAGAAGGGTAGCGACGATTAGCAAGAACAGAGTGATCAAGAAAGGCAAGGTACTGCTGAGGTAGTCGTCGCTGT contains:
- the LOC5509422 gene encoding tyramine receptor 1; protein product: MSNLSSVQFAATNANSANSTEYSDDYLSSTLPFLITLFLLIVATLLSNSFVFFAVYSFRELRTVTNSFVISLASADVSVALLAMPAWMVTNVIQHRPGTYEAYAFDLGTRWIDIFCCSASIFNATLVSFDRYLAINKPLHYRVVVTKYRAYKAIAATWGAAMIVTAISFIQYRDNASTYGWAIFMFITILCIPLSVMGFAYFSIYQAAIAQLTKMASMRLSTPLGRANSVNKAASANARRKRFYQELRITKTLALIVSLFVVAWAPYLVMVMVETFDLTVVVPRPLSDIILWLPHINSCVNPWIYTGINKDFRKAFKTLFCGSDGICNYWQRQRGIGQRQSSFSAEDSTLVRRSRTVPTTSSTENAREWNCTSI